Proteins encoded by one window of Lates calcarifer isolate ASB-BC8 linkage group LG5, TLL_Latcal_v3, whole genome shotgun sequence:
- the htt gene encoding huntingtin isoform X2: MATMEKLMKAFESLKSFQQQQGPPTAEELVQRQKKEQATTKKDRVTHCLTICENIVAQSLRTSPEFQKLLGIAMEMFLLCSDDSESDVRMVADECLNKIIKALMDSNLPRLQLELYKEIKKNGASRSLRAALWRFAELAHLIRPQKCRPYLVNLLPCLTRITKRQEETVQETLAAAMPKIMAALGHFANDGEIKVLLKSFVANLKSSSPTIRRTAASSAVSVCQHSRRTSYFYTWLLNVLLGLLVPVDEEHPSHLILGVLLTLRYLMPLLQQQVNTTSLKGSFGVMRKEADVQPTPEQLLQVYELTLHYTQHWDHNVVTAALELLQQMFRTPPPELLHMLITAGSIPHATVFRQDTESRARSGSILELIGKMLSGEEDGLEDDPERTEVTPGAFTASVVGADSSSAAQVDIITEQPRSSQHTLQPGDSVDLSASSEQGGGGGGTSASDTPESPNDNEEEMLSRSSSGGANITPETADYTTPENATPEGGPLGEGGTLIATNDRSLPPSDSSQTTTEGPDSAVTPSDVAELVLDGSESQYSGMQIGTLQDEEEEGAAPPSQEEPPEPFLQSALALSKPHLFEGRGHNRQGSDSSVDRFIPKDEPAEPEPDNKPSRIKGPIGHYTDQGKEPLVHCVRLLAASFLLTGQKNGLIPDKEVRVSVKALAVSCVGAAAALHPEAFFNSLYLEPLDGIPAEEQQYISDVLGLIDHGDPQIRGATAILCGAIIQAALTKTHYNIHTWLASVQSATGNPLSLVDLVPLLQKTLKDESSVTCKMACSAVRHCIMTMCNSTLSELGLQLVINLLALRDLSYWLVRTELLETLAEMDFRLINFLERKTETLHKGDHHYTGRLRLQDRILNDVVIRLLGDDDPRVRHVAASAVSRLVPRLFYDCDQGQVDPVVAIARDQSSVYLQLLMHETQPPSQFTVSTITRTYRGFNLSNSVSDVTLENNLSRVVTAVSHAFTSSTSRALTFGCCEALCLLASNFPVCTWSTGWHCGYVSSNSSFSSRSSLNRSRGRTLSLSQPNSAPGSSTTSSSAPDTERRTLTVGMANMVLSLLSSAWFPLDLSAHQDALLLSGNLLAAVAPKCMRNPWAGEEEGSSGATNTSGGPNKMEEPWAGLSERSLVAMVEQLFSHLLKVLNICAHVLDDTPPGPAVKATLPSLSNTPSLSPIRRKGKEKEAAEPSAAPMSPKKSNEVNTGRPADSTGSAAVNKSTTLGSFYHLPPYLKLYDVLKATHANYKVTLDLHSSQEKFGGFLRATLDVLSQLLELATLHDISKCVEEILGYLKSCFSREPTMATVCVQQLLKTLFGTNLASQYEGVLSGPSRSQGKALRLGSSSLRPGLYHYCFMAPYTHFTQALADASLRNMVQAEQEQDTSGWFDVMQKTSNQLRSNIANATRHRGDKNAIHNHIRLFEPLVIKALKQYTTSTSVALQRQVLDLLAQLVQLRVNYCLLDSDQVFIGFVLKQFEYIEVGQFRDSEAIIPNIFFFLVLLSYERYHSKQIISIPKIIQLCDGIMASGRKAVTHAIPALQPIVHDLFVLRGSNKADAGKELDTQKEVVVSMLLRLVQYHQVLEMFILVLQQCHKENEDKWKRLSRQIADVILPMIAKQQMHLDSPEALGVLNTLFETVAPSSLRPVDMLLKSMFTIPATMTSVATVQLWVSGILAVLRVLVSQSTEDIVLSRVHELSLSPHLLSCHTIRRLHQQSPSPNDPPSTDALGNQGTNGEAQKAPPEETFARFLLQLVGVLLDDISSREVKVDITEQQHTFYCQQLGTLLMCLIHVFKSGMFRRITAAASRLLKGEGGSGQTGTDASLFYPLEGLNSMVQCLITTHPSLVLLWCQVLLIINYTNYSWWAEVHQTPRRHSLSCTKLLSPHSSGEGEEDKPESRLAMVNREIVRRGALILFCDYVCQNLHDSEHLTWLIVNHVRDLISLSAEPPVQDFISAVHRNSAASGLFIQAIQSRCDNLTTPTMLKKTLQCLEGIHLSQSGSLLMLYVDKLLSTPFRVLARMVDTLACRRVEMLLAETLQNSVAQLPVEELDRIQEYLQTSGLAQRHQRFYSLLDRFRATVADTSSPTPPVTLHPLDGDPPPAPELVIADKEWYVALVKSQCCLRGDVSLLETTELLTKLPPTDLFNIMSCKDFNLSLLCPCLSMGVQRLARGQGSLLLETALQVTLEQLAGVTGSLPAPHQSFLPPSQPQPYWDQLADVYDEPGFYPRVLSLCRALSQYLLSVSQLPSSLHIPSDKEHLITTFTCTAAEVVVWRLLQDQLPLSVDLQWALSCLCLALQQPCVWNKLSTAEYTTHTCSLIYCLRLVIVAVAVSPGDQLLHPEKKKTRAEREAEGDQVDSAHANHMCEWQACEIMAELVEGLQSILALGHHRNSVFPAFLTPTLRNIVISLSRLPLVNSYTRVPPLVWKLGWSPQPGGEFGTTLPEIPVDFLQEKDVFREFLYRINTLGWSSRTQFEETWATLLGVLVTQPITMDQEEETQQEEDLERTQLNVLAVQAITSLVLSAMTLPAAGNPAVSCLEQQPRNKSLKALETRFGRKLAVIRGEVEREIQALVSKRDNVHTYHPYHAWDPVPSLSAASAAGTLISHEKLLLQINTERELGNMDYKLGQVSIHSVWLGNNITPLREEEWGEDEEDEADTPAPTSPPISPINSRKHRAGVDIHSCSQFLLELYSQWLIPGSPSNRRTPTILISEVVRSLLAVSDLFTERNQFDMMFSTLMELQKLHPPEDEILNQYLVPAICKAAAVLGMDKAIAEPVCRLLETTLRSTHLPSRMGALHGVLYVLECDLLDDTAKQLIPTVSEYLLSNLRAIAHCVNLHNQQHVLVMCAVAFYMMENYPLDVGAEFMAGVIQLCGVMVSASEDSTPSVIYHCVLRGLERLLLSEQLSRVDGEALVKLSVDRVNMPSPHRAMAALGLMLTCMYTAVLASGSDVTGVRGQVDSGSAVAEAVGVTAGHVGFSSGKEKASPASRPAHSDPQAPDSESIIVAMERVSVLFDRIRKGLPSEARVVSRILPQFLDDFFPPQDVMNKVIGEFLSNQQPYPQFMATVVYKVFQTLHATGQSSMVRDWVLLSLSNFTQRTPVAMAMWSLSCFFVSASTSQWISALLPHVISRMGSSEVVDVNLFCLVAMDFYRHQIDEELDRRAFQSVFETVASPGSPYYQLLGCLQSIHQDTSL; this comes from the exons GAAAAAGGAACAGGCTACCACAAAGAAGGACAGGGTGACCCACTGTCTGACAATATGTGAAAACATTGTGGCTCAGTCTCTGAG AACCTCTCCAGAGTTTCAGAAACTGCTGGGCATCGCCATGGAGATGTTCCTGCTCTGCAGTGATGACAGCGAATCAGATGTCCGAATGGTAGCTGATGAGTGCCTGAACAAAATCATCAAA GCGCTGATGGACTCCAACCTGCCTCGACTGCAGCTGGAGCTGTACAAAGAAATCAAAAAG AACGGTGCTTCTCGGAGTCTGAGGGCAGCTTTGTGGAGGTTTGCTGAGCTTGCCCACCTCATCAGACCACAGAAATGCAG ACCCTACCTGGTCAACCTGTTGCCGTGCCTCACCAGAATCACCAAGCGGCAGGAGGAGACGGTGCAGGAGACTCTGGCTGCAGCAATGCCCAAGATTATGGCAGCTTTGGGACACTTTGCCAATGATGGCGAGATCAAG GTGTTGCTGAAGTCTTTTGTGGCCAACCTGAAGTCCAGCTCCCCGACCATCAGACGGACAGCAGCAAgttcagctgtcagtgtgtgccAACACTCCAGACGCACCAGCTACTTCTACACCTGGCTCCTTAATGTGCTCCTGG GACTGTTGGTTCCAGTGGACGAGGAGCACCCCAGCCACCTAATTCTGGGGGTGCTGTTAACGCTTCGCTACCTGAtgcctctgctgcagcagcaagtCAACACCACCAGCCTCAAAGGAAGCTTTGGAGTCATGAGGAAGGAGGCTGATGTACAGCCAACACCTGAACAGCTGCTACAG GTGTACGAGCTGACCCTACACTACACACAGCACTGGGATCACAATGTGGTcacagctgctctggagctCCTGCAGCAGATGTTCAGGACTCCCCCACCAGAGCTTCTGCACATGCTCATCACTGCTGGCAGCATTCCACATGCCACCGTGTTCCGCCAGGACACTGAGAGCCGTGCACGCTCTGGCAGCATCCTGGAGCTCATTG GTAAAATGCTTtctggagaggaggatgggTTAGAGGATGACCCTGAGAGGACTGAGGTGACCCCTGGTGCCTTCACAG CGTCAGTTGTTGGTGCAGACAGCTCCTCCGCAGCCCAGGTTGACATTATCACAGAGCAACCACGCTCCTCCCAACACACCCTGCAGCCCGGCGACTCTGTGGACCTCAGTGCCTCCTCAGAGCAGGGCGGCGGTGGAGGTGGGACATCTGCATCAGACACTCCCGAGTCTCCCAATGACAACGAGGAGGAAATGCTGAGTCGGAGCTCCAGTGGCGGGGCCAACATTACTCCAGAGACGGCTGACTACACCACACCAGAAAATGCCACGCCGGAGGGAGGGCCCCTAGGAGAGGGCGGGACTCTGATAGCCACTAACGATCGCTCACTCCCACCCAGCGACTCCTCCCAGACCACCACAGAAGGACCGGACTCAGCTGTCACTCCCTCAGACGTAGCAGAACTG GTGCTGGATGGCAGTGAGAGTCAGTACTCTGGGATGCAGATCGGAACACTacaggatgaagaagaagaaggagcagcACCGCCCTCCCAAGAAGAACCACCAGAACCATTCCTGCAGTCAGCACTGG CCCTTAGCAAGCCTCATCTATTTGAAGGCAGAGGTCACAACCGGCAGGGTTCAGACAGCAGCGTGGACCGCTTCATACCAAAGGACGAACCTgctgaaccagaacctgacaacaaa CCATCGCGAATAAAGGGTCCTATTGGACATTATACAGACCAGGGGAAGGAGCCACTTGTGCACTGTGTTCGGCTTCTTGCTGCTTCGTTCCTGCTGACAGGACAAAAGAATG GTCTAATCCCTGACAAGGAGGTGCGAGTGAGTGTGAAGGCCCTGGCAGTCAGCTGTGTCGGGGCAGCAGCAGCCCTACATCCTGAAGCCTTCTTTAATTCCCTCTACCTGGAGCCGCTGGACGGCATTCCAGCAGAAG AGCAGCAGTATATCAGTGACGTGCTGGGTCTCATTGACCATGGGGACCCCCAGATCAGAGGAGCCACAGCCATCCTCTGTGGCGCCATCATACAGGCTGCACTCACCAAAACACATTACAACATACACACCTGGCTGGCCAGTGTGCAGAGTGCAacag GTAACCCTCTGTCCCTGGTGGACTTGGTGCCTTTGCTCCAGAAAACTCTCAAAGATGAATCTTCTGTCACCTGCAAGATGGCTTGCTCTGCAGTTAGG cactgCATCATGACCATGTGCAACAGTACCCTGAGTGAACTTGGCTTGCAGTTGGTGATAAACCTCCTGGCTCTGAGGGATTTATCATATTGGCTTGTTCGCACTGAGCTCTTAGAGACCCTGGCTGAGATGGACTTCCG ATTAATTAACTTCCTGGAGAGGAAAACTGAGACTTTGCACAAAGGAGATCATCACTACACTGGG CGGCTGCGTCTGCAGGACAGAATCCTGAATGATGTGGTCATCCGTCTGTTGGGAGATGATGATCCAAGAGTGCGGCATGTGGCCGCCTCTGCTGTCAGCAG ACTGGTTCCCAGGTTGTTCTATGACTGTGACCAGGGCCAGGTGGACCCAGTGGTGGCTATTGCCCGGGACCAGAGTTCAGTCTACCTGCAGCTGCTTATGCATGAGACGCAACCCCCCTCGCAGTTCACTGTTAGCACAATTACAAG gaCATACAGAGGCTTCAACCTGTCCAACAGTGTATCCGATGTCACATTGGAGAACAATTTGTCCAGAGTTGTCACAGCAGTCTCCCACGCTTTCACTTCCTCTACCTCCAGAGCCCTCACT TTTGGCTGCTGTGAGGCCTTGTGCCTCCTGGCTTCAAATTTTCCAGTATGCACTTGGAGCACAGGCTGGCACTGTGGGTATGTAAGCTCCAATAGCAGCTTTTCTTCCCGCTCTAGTCTCAACCGCAGCAGGGGCAGGACCCTCAG TCTGTCCCAGCCTAACAGTGCGCCAGGCTCTTCAACCACCTCCTCATCCGCACCAGACACTGAGCGGAGGACTCTGACAGTGGGAATGGCCAACATGGTCCTCTCTTTACTCTCCTCTGCCTGGTTTCCACTGGATCTTTCTGCACATCAGGATGCACTTTTGCTTTCTGGCAATCTGCTTGCTG CTGTGGCTCCTAAATGCATGCGTAACCCCTGggctggagaggaggaaggcagCAGTGGGGCCACGAACACCAGTGGAGGCCCAAATAAGATGGAGGAACCCTGGGCGGGGCTGTCAGAGCGCTCCCTGGTGGCCATGGTGGAGCAGCTTTTCTCCCACCTACTCAAGGTCCTTAACATCTGTGCCCATGTGCTGGATGACACACCACCAGGACCAGCAGTTAAG gccaccctcccctccctgaGCAACACCCCCTCCCTCAGTCCCATCCGCAGGAAAGGCAAGGAGAAGGAGGCTGCTGAGCCCAGTGCTGCTCCTATGAGCCCAAAGAAAAGCAATGAGGTCAACACAG GCAGACCAGCAGACAGCACAGGGTCAGCAGCCGTAAACAAATCTACCACCCTTGGCAGCTTCTACCACCTGCCCCCCTACCTCAAGCTCTATGACGTCCTCAAAGCTACACATGCCAACTACAAG GTGACCCTGGACCTCCACAGTAGCCAGGAGAAGTTTGGAGGTTTCCTACGTGCCACTTTAGATGTTCTGTCTCAGCTGCTGGAGCTGGCCACCCTACATGACATTAGCAAG tgtgtggaGGAAATTTTGGGCTACCTCAAGTCCTGCTTCTCCCGAGAACCAACCATGGCTACAGTTTGTGTACAACAG CTGTTGAAGACCCTGTTTGGCACCAACCTGGCCTCCCAGTATGAGGGTGTCCTGAGTGGACCCAGCCGTTCCCAGGGCAAAGCTCTGCGTCTTGGCTCGTCCAGCCTGCGACCAGGCCTCTACCACTACTGCTTCATGGcaccatacacacacttcacccAGGCTCTTGCTGATGCTAGTCTCCGCAACATGGTGCAGGCTGAACAAGAGCAGGACACCTCTGG GTGGTTTGATGTAATGCAAAAAACATCCAATCAGCTGAGGTCCAACATCGCAAATGCAACGCGCCACAGAGGAGACAAG aaTGCCATCCATAACCACATTCGACTGTTTGAGCCACTGGTGATCAAAGCGTTGAAGCAGTACACAACCAGCACCTCTGTGGCCCTGCAGAGACAAGTGCTGGATCTGCTAGCCCAGCTCGTGCAGCTCAGAGTCAACTATTGCCTGCTGGACTCAgatcag gtgttcATAGGCTTTGTCCTGAAGCAGTTTGAGTACATTGAAGTGGGACAATTCAG AGATTCAGAGGCCATCATTCCAAACATCTTTTTCTTCCTGGTGCTATTGTCTTATGAGCGCTACCACTCGAAGCAGATAATCAGCATTCCCAAGATCATCCAGCTGTGTGATGGCATTATGGCAAGCGGCAGGAAAGCTGTCACACATG CCATCCCAGCCTTGCAGCCAATAGTTCATGACCTGTTTGTCTTGAGGGGCTCAAACAAAGCAGATGCAGGCAAAGAGTTGGATACACAGAAAGAAGTAGTGGTCTCCATGTTGCTCAGACTCGTCCAGTACCATCAG GTGTTGGAGATGTTCATCCTCGTGCTGCAGCAGTGTCACAAAGAGAATGAGGACAAATGGAAACGATTGTCCAGACAGATTGCTGACGTCATACTTCCCATGATTGCCAAACAGCAG ATGCATCTGGACTCTCCAGAGGCATTGGGAGTGTTGAACACACTTTTTGAGACTGTAGCACCCTCCTCTCTCAGGCCTGTAGACATGCTGCTCAAGAGTATGTTTACCATCCCAGCCACCATG ACATCAGTAGCTACCGTCCAGCTGTGGGTGTCCGGTATCCTCGCAGTGCTCAGGGTACTTGTGTCACAATCCACTGAGGACATCGTCCTGTCCCGGGTCCATGAGCTCTCGCTCTCCCCACATCTCCTTTCCTGCCACACAATCCGCCGCCTCCATCAGCAGAGCCCCTCCCCAAATGACCCGCCTTCTACTGATGCCCTGGGTAACCAGGGAACTAATGGTGAGGCACAAAAAGCCCCACCTGAGGAAACCTTTGCCAG GTTCCTCCTCCAACTGGTAGGAGTGTTGCTGGATGACATTTCTTCCAGAGAGGTTAAAGTAGACATTACAGAGCAACAACACACCTTCTACTGCCAGCAGCTGGGTACACTGCTCATGTGTCTCATACATGTCTTCAAAAGTG GAATGTTTCGCAGGATCACAGCCGCAGCCAGCCGTCTCCTGAAGGGCGAGGGCGGCAGTGGACAGACTGGCACTGATGCCAGTCTCTTCTACCCCTTAGAGGGTCTGAACAGCATGGTGCAGTGTCTCATCACCACACACCCCTCCCTGGTGCTCCTTTGGTGCCAGGTCCTCCTCATCATCAACTACACCAACTACTCTTGGTGGGCTGAGGTTCATCAGACACCCAG GAGACACAGCCTCTCATGCACAAAGCTGCTGAGCCCTCACTCCTCAGGGGAAGGCGAAGAGGACAAGCCCGAGTCCCGGTTAGCCATGGTCAACAGAGAAATTGTACGCAGGGGAGCCCTTATCCTCTTCTGTGACTATGTG tgtcaGAACCTCCACGACTCGGAGCATCTGACCTGGCTGATTGTCAACCATGTGCGTGACCTCATCAGCCTTTCCGCTGAGCCTCCAGTACAGGACTTCATCAGTGCTGTGCACCGCAATTCAGCTGCCAGTGGCCTCTTCATCCAGGCCATCCAGTCCCGCTGTGACAACCTCACTACT CCTACCATGTTGAAGAAgactctgcagtgtttggaggGCATCCACCTGAGTCAGTCTGGATCCCTGCTGATGCTGTATGTGGACAAGCTGCTCAGTACACCTTTCAGGGTTCTGGCTCGCATGGTGGACACACTGGCGTGTCGCAGGGTAGAGATGCTGCTGGCTGAGACACTACAG AACAGTGTAGCCCAGCTTCCTGTGGAGGAACTGGACAGGATCCAGGAATACCTCCAGACAAGTGGGCTGGCTCAGAG GCATCAGAGGTTCTACTCCCTGCTGGACAGGTTCAGAGCCACTGTTGCTGACACCAGCAGCCCCACCCCTCCTGTGACATTGCACCCCTTGGATGGGGATCCACCTCCTGCCCCTGAACTGGTAATTGCAGATAAG GAGTGGTACGTGGCTCTGGTGAAGTCTCAGTGCTGTCTTCGTGGGGATGTTTCCCTGTTGGAGACTACAGAACTGCTTACCAAACTACCTCCCACTGATCTCTTCAACATCATGAGCTGCAAG GATTTCAACCTAAGTCTGCTGTGTCCATGCCTGAGTATGGGGGTGCAGCGGTTAGCACGGGGTCAGGGGTCGCTTTTGTTGGAGACAGCCTTGCAGGTGACCCTAGAGCAGCTAGCAGGGGTCACTGGGTCACTTCCTGCCCCGCACCAGTCCTTCCTGCCGCCCTCCCAACCCCAGCCCTACTGGGACCAACTGGCTGATGTATATG ATGAGCCAGGTTTCTACCCCAGAGTTTTGTCGCTCTGCAGAGCTCTATCCCAGTACCTACTGAGTGTGAGCCAGCTGCCTTCCTCACTACATATTCCCTCTGACAAGGAGCACCTCATCACTACTTTCACATGCACTGCCGCTGAG GTGGTGGTGTGGCGTCTGCTCCAGGATCAGTTGCCACTGAGTGTAGACCTGCAGTGGGCCCTGTCCTGCCTGTGTCTGGCCCTGCAGCAGCCCTGTGTCTGGAACAAGCTCTCCACCGCAGAGTACACCACACATACCTGCTCCCTCATCTACTGCCTACGCCTGGTCATTGTTGCAG TGGCTGTGAGTCCTGGTGACCAGCTGCTGCatccagagaagaaaaagacgAGGGCAGAAAGAGAAGCTGAAGGAGATCAAGTGGACTCAGCACACGCCAATC ACATGTGTGAATGGCAAGCATGTGAGATCATGGCAGAGCTGGTGGAAGGCCTGCAGAGCATCCTTGCCCTTGGTCACCATAGAAACAGTGTATTCCCTGCTTTTCTCACACCAACGTTGCGCAATATTGTCATCAGTCTGTCTCGACTGCCTCTGGTCAACAGCTACACCCGAGTACCTCCACTG GTTTGGAAACTGGGCTGGTCCCCTCAGCCAGGAGGAGAGTTTGGCACAACACTACCTGAGATCCCTGTAGACTTCCTGCAGGAAAAGGATGTTTTCAGAGAGTTTCTTTATCGCATCAACACACTAg GCTGGAGTAGCAGGACTCAGTTTGAGGAGACTTGGGCTACTCTGCTGGGGGTGCTGGTCACCCAACCCATCACtatggaccaggaggaggagacgcagCAGGAG GAGGACTTGGAACGCACCCAGTTGAATGTGTTAGCAGTGCAGGCCATCACCAGCCTGGTGCTGAGTGCAATGACCCTGCCTGCTGCTGGCAACCCTGCAGTCAGCTGTCTGGAACAGCAGCCCCGCAACAAGAGCCTCAAAGCCCTGGAAACACG gttTGGAAGGAAACTTGCAGTGATCAGGGgcgaggtggagagagagattcaGGCTCTTGTGTCGAAGAGAGACAACGTCCACACATACCACCCATATCATGCCTGGGACCCTGTGCCCTCGCTGTCAGCAGCCTCCGCAG CAggtacactgatcagccatgaGAAACTGCTGCTACAGATCAACACAGAGAGGGAGCTGGGCAACATGGATTACAAACTGGGACAG GTCTCCATCCACTCAGTGTGGTTGGGTAACAACATCACTCctctgagggaggaagaatggggtgaggatgaagaagacGAGGCAGACACTCCAGCACCAACTTCACCACCAATATCTCCTATAAACTCtag GAAGCACCGTGCAGGTGTGGACATTCATTCATGTTCACAGTTTCTTCTGGAGCTCTACAGCCAGTGGCTGATCCCTGGCTCCCCAAGTAACAGGAGGACTCCAACCATCCTCATAAGTGAAGTGGTCCGATCG CTGCTGGCAGTGTCGGACCTGTTCACAGAGAGGAACCAGTTTGACATGATGTTCTCCACCCTGATGGAATTGCAGAAGCTCCACCCGCCAGAGGATGAGATCCTTAATCAATACCTGGTACCTGCAATTTGCaaggctgctgctgtgttgggCATG GACAAAGCAATAGCAGAGCCTGTGTGTCGCCTGTTGGAGACAACCCTGCGCAGCACCCACTTGCCGAGCCGCATGGGGGCCCTGCATGgagtactgtatgtgttggaGTGTGACCTGTTGGATGACACAGCCAAACAGCTCATCCCTACCGTCTCGGAGTACCTACTGTCCAACCTCAGGGCTATTGCTCA CTGTGTGAACCTGCATAACCAGCAGCATGTGTTGGTGATGTGTGCAGTGGCCTTCTACATGATGGAGAACTACCCTCTGGATGTAGGAGCTGAATTTATGGCTGGGGTTATACAG TTGTGTGGTGTGATGGTGTCTGCCAGCGAAGACTCCACTCCATCCGTCATCTATCACTGCGTGCTGCGCGGCCTGGAGCGCCTCCTGCTGTCGGAACAGTTGTCACGTGTGGATGGAGAAGCGCTGGTCAAACTCAGTGTGGACCGAGTCAACATGCCGTCGCCACACAGAGCCATGGCTGCACTAGGCCTCATGCTCACTTGCATGTACACTG CGGTGCTTGCGTCGGGTTCAGACGTGACAGGGGTTAGAGGTCAGGTTGACTCTGGCTCTGCCGTAGCGGAGGCGGTGGGCGTCACAGCGGGTCATGTTGGTTTCTCTTCAGGCAAGGAGAAGGCCAGCCCTGCCAGTCGCCCTGCCCACTCTGACCCTCAGGCCCCAGACAGCGAGTCGATCATTGTTGCCATGGAGAGGGTGTCTGTCCTCTTCGACAg AATCAGAAAGGGTTTACCCAGCGAGGCTCGGGTGGTGTCCAGGATTCTACCCCAGTTTCTGGATGACTTTTTCCCACCACAGGATGTTATGAACAAGGTCATTGGAGAGTTCCTGTCCAATCAGCAACCCTACCCACAATTCATGGCCACTGTCGTCTACAAG